A segment of the Zingiber officinale cultivar Zhangliang chromosome 8B, Zo_v1.1, whole genome shotgun sequence genome:
GGAGAACCCTTTTTGTCGTTGCCACAGCTGCTGTTGCTATGATTTTCCCTTTCTTCAATGATTTCTTGGGTCTGATAGGAGCTCTTTCATTCTGGCCGCTGACTGTATTTTTCCCTGTGGAGATGTACATAGTACGAGCAAGAATTCCAAAGTTCTCTTCAACATGGATTTGGCTAAAGATCCTGAGCGCCATCTGCTTGCTAGTGTCACTGGTGGCTGCCTGTGGGTCTGTTCAAGGACTTATTCATAGCCTTCGACATTATCAACCTTTCAAAAGCTCCTGAGAAGCAAGCCAAATCCAGTTCAATTTCAGCATATGTTTAAACTGGATAAACTTCAATTTCTGAGAAAGAGCAGGAGGCAAAAAAATTATGTTTCTGCTCAACTATTATGCTATTGAGAATTTAACAACCTAGCGACACTATTATGCTAGCGACACTTATGCTATTGAGTTTAATATTTTAGTTGTAGTAAAAGATAATTATGCTTATTTCAAATGCCCTTACAGTCCGTCCTCAGATTATGCGAATTGAGAGATAAATCAACTTATAACAAACCATGTCATTAGGGGGTGGAAGGGATTTTTTCTTCGAAGGCATGTCTATCAAAAATTAATCTCTTATCCTATTATAAATAAGAgaaatgatattcatctagaattttcatctagaaaattcatctagatagacacataaatgatgggcccacaaaaagtgaaatgatggatcccatcatttatgtgtctatctagatgaattttctagatgaaaattctagatgagtaTCACAACTCTTATAATAAATCTATCACCTTCTAATCAACTTTGACACCCATGTAAACGAGAGTCTAATATTCCAGTGACACTATAGCAGAAAACAGCATGTGTTACGTAGGCATGATATTACTTGCTTATCTAGACATTTACCTGTTTTCCAATTATCTGCTCGATCTCCATGGAGCCATGGAACCACACCTAGTTATGATCTCTCCATGTAGTTTACTCATAAAATAACTCTACAAATGATGCAGAACTCAATAGATCTTCATCCATTTACAAGCAGCATGCTTATtaagtagaataaagaactaagtCTGATAATTGATTCAAATGTCAAACTCAATACATCTGCGGGCAGCAATACTAAGCTAGTGTCGACTACCAAATAAATGATTTTAGCTAGTTGATTACTGCCAGGTACAACTTATCTTTAATCCTGTATCTAAGAAAACGACGGCCTAAACAATTGCCCTAATTTGAATGGACTGGAACAAAGGCAATACATCAAAACCACCCACGTCAGAGTCACACACCACCAGAATCAAGTCACCTAATTTTAGGCAACCTCTAACCTTCAGAAGACGAGTaatttcttcaaaattagatTCCATGTCATCTGAGAAATAGGTCTCAAGTGGGAAAACTCCCCATAACAGAGTCATTGCTTTTCTAGCACCAGCATCATCTGTGAAAGCGAAAATGGGAGGATTTGGACGGTTCCGTGACAGAAGTGATGCCATTTGTCCACGCTTTGTGTATACAAAAATAGCATCCACACCAAGGTTGTTTGCTGTTCACATGGAGTTGCCAATTCGGTAAAATAGAAGACGGGAACACAATAATCCCTAAGCAGATGAATAAAACTATCTCCTGATTATACAAAATATcaacaaaatcaaaattttatagtGATGAAATGTGAAATATCATGTTTTACAAAACTAAATACTACAATTTAAACCATGACTCTCTTTGAAGGTGATTGATAAGTTAATAGTGACTAACAACAGGAAAGCTGTTGAACTTAAGTTCCTCATCAAGAACAAACTGTCAAATTACCAATTACCAAGTTATGAAGGAAATGTACCCATTTCGACAGCAGATTTGCAAATTTGCTCAGCAATCTTGCCAACTGAAGATTCAGCAAGTAACGGTTGATAGATAAAGCTTTGGCATAATTCCCTACGACTTGACAACTCCATCTGTTCACTAGTTATTTTCATTACTGAGAGAGCCTTTTCTGCAAATAATCCAATTGCTGACTCGCCAGACAACATTAAACCGTCTGCGTACTGCCTCACACCTTCTGAAACATCTGCTACCTTCTTAAAACCCAAAGTTATTCCAACAAAGGAGATAAAAACAAAAGTGAATTAGCTCAAACTTTTATAAACTTCATTACAAGGTAACAAACATTTAAGGGTAGACATAGAGAAAGTATttagaagttttttttaataattttcccATTTTTGGGTAGTGTGTGTTGGGAAACTGGAGGTCCTGACAGGATATACACTGAAAAATAAGAAGCAATGATCTGAAAAGTGCAAAGGGTACTAAAATTTCAAATACAATAAGAAAACTAGCTCATAAATCAACTCAATTGGGCAGAGCACAAACATTGGACCCTAGAAGAAAATTCCACAAGTATTAACTAGCAAAAGGCATAATTTGTCTTGTATTCATCAAGGAGAACTTGTAACTATACTCCTTTACATATAGGCATGACATAATGTACAGTGACCAAATCTTGGTTTTAAGAGCCAATATTATGCTGACGAAGCCAAATCGTATTGTTATTTATTGCCAACCATACTAATAATATGTTGCCACAGGTGAATGAGATTATGCCACCCATGTCAATATAATTCCAGTGATACCAACCAAGATAAGACCTGAATTGAGGCCTGAAGATTCTTTATCATGGCTCATTTTCAATTTGATTTACTGATCGTGAAGAGAAAATGAAAAACCAACAACAACGACgacaaaagaaacaaaaaaaaaaaaaaaaaaggagaggagAAGCATCAGCAAAGCACCACCATTAACAAAGAGAAATGACGTTAAAATCAAAGAAACTAAAATGTATTCATATATTTTATGACATCCATTCTAGTATACAATAGGCGATAACAAGCAAGATCTTGCATGGAATTAATCAATTACAATAAATTAGATATAGAATTCTTTTTCATAAATCATAAATACTTATTATAAttgggcagcccggtgcacaaagctcccgtcatgcggggtcccggggaaggatccattgtaagtagtcttaccctgctttttgcaagaggttgtttccaagatttgaacccgtgatcttttggtcacatgacaacaactttaccgttgagCCAAGACTCCCCTTCTACTTATTATAATTGAATATATAAAATTTCATTGCAATCAacaacataagaaaattttacaaTGGgatcattttattaaatttattgaatttaatAAAAGTTAAATCATCTAAAAATCAAAGTTAAGGTTAAAAATATCTCTAAAAACTTTTTGCCAAAAATATTATACATTTGAACTGACTTAAATTGCTAAGCTAGCCCTTTCACTCCCAAGCTGAAGAAAACTGCTATGACTTCTAATCCCGTTCACATCAGTTAATCATCACCAACTGTATTGTTCTTTCATCACTGTTCTTCCTCATCTACATATTAATGTGATCTAATTTTGTCTTTATAACTTTAAATTTAGAGAGAGAAAATATCCAAAAACAAAAAAGTACCCTACATAACTAATTGTCAAATAAATAACatcatttataatttataataggTTAGAGTTGGAAATAGTAAAAACCATATCTATGTCCAATGAGTGATATATATGAAATTGAGATAGTTGTTAATTATTTGATGAAAAATTAATTATGCTATTTTTTTGTTATTCTTATAATTCCCAATTAAAACTCCGGCAAAAATAATgcgtgatatgatatgaaatgcTTCTAAATGACATTGCTTTCTCACAGTAGCTATCCAATCATATCATCGCCAATTGAGTTCAACATCTGAGAGCTGAGGCCACAAACTTCCTTCACAACACAATTGATTTCAAACGGCTACCACAGAAGGAAGTTCCACTGCATGTGCCTGATTAAATCCTTTGGGCACCCTCAGCCTCTACTGCTCAAGCAGCCAAGGTTTCTGACCTCATATCCAATGTCACTCATTGCTCATTCAGCAACAGTGAGTGGTTTTCTATCCTTGGTGTGGCCTACTCCTACAATCATCACATATATAACTACAACGCATAGAATAGTGACAAGGGGAGAAACATGTGGAAAGGAGCAAGTGGAGGCAATTACAAAATGAAACCCAAAACCTCCCTAcaagtagggttgtaaatgaaccaagatGAACTTGATTGAATAGTTCATTTTCTAATCAAACTTCAACTTATTATTAACAATCTTATTAAAGCTCGAGCAGAGGATTGACACTATTAACCAatgattatcaaaaatatttaggATCCATTATTCAAGGTAGTATTCTTTGCTTTAGCACCTAAAGACCTTGCATTAATCATGCAGAAAAATTAGGCTACACAATGCCACAAATATTAAGTGACGAGTGCACAAGTTCATAATGACTTGAGAATAGCTGAAGAGAGTGATCATCTTCCTTTAGTATGCATGTACCACAGATGTCTTTATATTGATAGTAATTAATATTCATTTTTATAAAGTATACATGTAAACTTTATGAATACCAAAAGCAACAAAATGGATTTTTTGGTAGAAATGATGAAGGTAAATTTAAGTTGGAACCAATCTTGTAGGGGCAACatgttagttaattttttttattaaggaGATGGATAAATATATGCTTTAAACTAAGAAATAATACCTCAGCTCTTGTAGGAATTGGGTATTCAACCATGGACTCAAGTAGCTGAGAAGCCACTATTACAGGCTTGTTCAATTGCCTACATAACTGAGTAATTTTCAGTTGAATAGCTGGGATTTCTTCAAGTGAAACCTGAACTCCAAGATCACCACGTGCTATAATTATCCCATCAGAAGCCTCTATGATATCCTGTAGATGTTCAAGAGATTTGAGGCTTTCAATTTTTGCTAGGACGCCTGTGAATCTATAAGATTACGAATGCTTTAGTACACAATGTGACAATGGTTGAAGattcctttaaaaatctaaattaagttaattttcagAGAAGGTATATGAGTGAATCGCTGCAAACCTGACGTCAAAAAAGTTTGACTACAACAATACATGCATAATaatttcttttgtcaaaataataGCATTTGATAATAGTAGCCGTTGCCACCAttgtgaaatttatttttatcttctCACATATGTTATTTCCATCGTCCAAAGGTTTAGAACCACTACCAAAATTCTATATTAATATATTCAATTTTTGCTGATGAACCTGTAGGGAAATCCTTTTGGAATAAAATAGCATACCAAGAATTCATAAAAGGAGTATCATGTGAAAAATCCTCAAAAAAAAACATAGGAGTTTCATCACAATCCTAATCTATAAAgctaaataaattttgatttaggaGGTCAAATTATCGTTAATTTTTTAATGTTCATATTAACTTGGTGTAACTTGCAGGAAACTCAGATCATTAACTTCAGATCCTTTAAtagggaaaaataaaaaaataaattatccaATGGCAAGAAATTTCTGGTTTAAGAACACTATATCTTATATGAACCAAGAAAAACAAATCACTTCCAAGAGTTATAGCATACTCACTCGACAGATCTAGAAGACAGATAACTCTTCAAATGCTTGATATCACTTGCGTCATTCACGAATGAAATGGAAATAAAATCAACTCCTTCAGCAATTCCAAAGTCAATATCTTTCCAGTCCTGCATGCTGATAGACTATTAAGGATAGAAAATATTTGAGGCAAGTAAAATATTTTACAGTGAAGTTAATGGAAACAAATCTAGAACCAGGCTAAATCTAAAGTCAAGGTTAATAAGGAAGTAAACTttcttagtaatttttaaagCTAGGAGCTGTAGAAACTTGATGTTGAACTTTATTACATGCAAAAAAGAAACCGTGGGGAAAAATCAGAGGAAACCATCAGAAAAATGTACCTTCGCCTTCAAAGCATGCAAAGTTGTGTTCCATGTAACAAGCTTTCCATTCCTCCAAAATGATAATTTAGCTTGAGGTAAAAGCAAGCCAGGATTCGTGCATCTGCAATGtaaatcattttcaattttctcAACAACTTCAAAGGTTGCCATCCCGCCATCTATCACAAGCTCATCACCCACCAATATTCCTGAGATGAACATACAATATAGAGGCGCATCAGGAAATTGACTATAGTTGGATCTCCAAATTGGAACAGAAAGATTTCGTAATTAGTATAAATACCTTCTGAAAATCCTTCTGCGCTCACTTGGATGGTGAATGGAGAACCATCCAGTTTCTGAGTTGTAAATAACCATAGTGATCCATCCTACAGTACCCAGGATAATGAACCAAACTTAAAACCAGCATTTTatggtaaaaaataaataaataaactatcAATGCCATAAAATCAAGATTGGAGGAATGCATATTAAAGGGAAAGCTTCATGTATCCTCGCACAAAGTCCAAAGAGAGAAACAGATGCAAGACAGAGACATATAAATTATGTTGTTTGGCCAGGTTAACCAATATGTCCGTTGTCAAATACACCACAAAATGGGGCAAGTCTATTCAAGCGCAAGATAATTTACACTTACAAATCggtccttttcttttcttccttccgaATCAGCAAAAATTGGTGATTAGAAACAGCTAGCGATCCCTATGTTGGCTTGAACAACTACGAACCacattcctcttcttatcttcaAATTCTACTCAAGTGGCATAATCTAGCTAGAGAATCGTGCGTTGGATTTAATCTCTTAAGGTGAGCTTAATTGTATTTTATATAAGTGAATACTATCTGAACcgttaaagtgatctaacttatattTATTGGGTTTCGGGTTATTGAATGCGGATTTAATGTGTAGAACCCTTTAGCCCAATCCGTTATTATCTATGGGCCGATAACAAATCGGATTGCCTATATAAGGGGAGGTCCCTAAGGGTTTAGGGCATCTTGACATCTTCCTTCGTTCCCCATTAAAGAAGGTTTGCGGTGACGTCTCCCTAATTCTCTTGGAAGACCTTTCTCTCgcttcgcttcttcttcttcctcagggATTGGATCTTTCAGACGAGGACAAGGACAATGACTCTTCAATCAGATTCTTATCGTTTTTAGTTTATACTTCATGTTGTTATGATATGTGTTCAGTTGAAACAAGATCCATGCTTACTACTGTTGTATTTTTTATGTCGAGTTCTTATTTGGTTTCTAGAGCTCATGCGGCTTAGGTTTCACAActtccatcaattggtatcaaagcccagGCTCTGTTTCTTCATGTTTTCATGACAATACTGTTTGTTTTTCGTTGATCTTTATTTACATGCTAGATTGGGCTATGCCAGTATTTGATTGCTGAAAATCTTGTGtatgaaaacctagaaaagacTTGTTTTCCAAGTTTTTCGTGATTGTCACGAAGAACACGAAGAACAATGGTGGACCGCTACTGTCTTCGGGAAAAACGATCACGTTTAACCTAATTTTAGGTGAAATCGCAATGGCTTAATCAATTGGCTTGGTCGGCCAATCAATTACCAAGTCTAAAATTGTGAATATAACCGAGAtgaatcgattacctaatcgattcagttgacaccaatcgatt
Coding sequences within it:
- the LOC122014976 gene encoding pyruvate kinase isozyme A, chloroplastic-like isoform X1, with protein sequence MAAAAFEFYPHFSPRNPVARSKSRRTPIPFPGHRASYVAGRCTDIRAKCALQTGRFSFDVASEMQLKARGFMGMRKTKLVCTIGPACCSEEQLERLAMEGMNIARLNMCHSTREWHRNAIQAIRRLNEEKGFCISVMIDTAGSDFPMLNHGSASSIKTEDGSLWLFTTQKLDGSPFTIQVSAEGFSEGILVGDELVIDGGMATFEVVEKIENDLHCRCTNPGLLLPQAKLSFWRNGKLVTWNTTLHALKAKDWKDIDFGIAEGVDFISISFVNDASDIKHLKSYLSSRSVEFTGVLAKIESLKSLEHLQDIIEASDGIIIARGDLGVQVSLEEIPAIQLKITQLCRQLNKPVIVASQLLESMVEYPIPTRAEKVADVSEGVRQYADGLMLSGESAIGLFAEKALSVMKITSEQMELSSRRELCQSFIYQPLLAESSVGKIAEQICKSAVEMANNLGVDAIFVYTKRGQMASLLSRNRPNPPIFAFTDDAGARKAMTLLWGVFPLETYFSDDMESNFEEITRLLKVRGCLKLGDLILVVCDSDVGGFDVLPLFQSIQIRAIV
- the LOC122014976 gene encoding pyruvate kinase isozyme A, chloroplastic-like isoform X2 — encoded protein: MAAAAFEFYPHFSPRNPVARSKSRRTPIPFPGHRASYVAGRCTDIRAKCALQTGRFSFDVASEMQLKARGFMGMRKTKLVCTIGPACCSEEQLERLAMEGMNIARLNMCHSTREWHRNAIQAIRRLNEEKGFCISVMIDTAGSDFPMLNHGSASSIKTEDGSLWLFTTQKLDGSPFTIQVSAEGFSEGILVGDELVIDGGMATFEVVEKIENDLHCRCTNPGLLLPQAKLSFWRNGKLVTWNTTLHALKAKDWKDIDFGIAEGVDFISISFVNDASDIKHLKSYLSSRSVEFTGVLAKIESLKSLEHLQDIIEASDGIIIARGDLGVQVSLEEIPAIQLKITQLCRQLNKPVIVASQLLESMVEYPIPTRAEVADVSEGVRQYADGLMLSGESAIGLFAEKALSVMKITSEQMELSSRRELCQSFIYQPLLAESSVGKIAEQICKSAVEMANNLGVDAIFVYTKRGQMASLLSRNRPNPPIFAFTDDAGARKAMTLLWGVFPLETYFSDDMESNFEEITRLLKVRGCLKLGDLILVVCDSDVGGFDVLPLFQSIQIRAIV